A genome region from Colwellia sp. Arc7-D includes the following:
- a CDS encoding urease accessory UreF family protein, translating into MPTNTINIEQSNQQNIQQNIQQNIQHNIQHNYPMQLNRLLQLCSANLPVGGFSFSQGLEYAVEMGWLTSPETTASWIEINLEESIAKTDLAILKRLFSALHNNDLNAFAYWNTHLIACRESHELLLADLAMGKALIRLIKQLNNINVSGYQAIIQLTEISFVSAFALCAYVFKLDLISAQSGYCWTYIDNQVAAATKLVPLGQTQAQNLLFELTENTQAIIEKSNTIDDEDIGTSLPHLAMASAWHETQYSRLFRS; encoded by the coding sequence ATGCCCACTAATACAATTAATATTGAACAAAGCAATCAACAGAATATTCAACAGAATATTCAACAGAATATTCAACATAATATTCAACATAATTATCCGATGCAATTAAATCGGCTACTTCAACTGTGTAGCGCCAATTTACCGGTTGGTGGCTTTTCATTCTCACAAGGCTTGGAATACGCGGTAGAAATGGGTTGGTTAACATCACCAGAAACAACCGCAAGTTGGATCGAAATTAATTTAGAAGAATCAATAGCAAAAACTGACTTAGCTATTTTAAAAAGACTATTCAGTGCCCTACATAACAATGACTTAAACGCGTTTGCATACTGGAATACACACTTAATTGCTTGTCGTGAAAGCCATGAACTATTACTCGCTGATTTAGCCATGGGTAAAGCTTTAATAAGGCTGATAAAGCAACTTAACAATATTAACGTTAGTGGCTACCAAGCGATTATCCAGCTAACAGAGATCAGTTTTGTTAGCGCCTTTGCATTGTGTGCTTATGTATTTAAGTTAGACCTAATTTCAGCGCAAAGCGGCTATTGTTGGACCTACATAGATAACCAAGTAGCAGCGGCAACAAAGTTAGTACCGCTTGGGCAAACGCAAGCACAAAACTTATTATTTGAATTAACTGAAAATACACAAGCAATTATCGAAAAATCGAACACTATTGACGATGAAGATATCGGCACCAGTTTACCGCATTTAGCCATGGCAAGTGCTTGGCATGAAACGCAATATTCACGACTTTTTCGTTCGTAA
- the ureG gene encoding urease accessory protein UreG, with the protein MKKQVLRIGVGGPVGSGKTALLRELCLALRDKYNMAVVTNDIYTREDAEFLTKNGALAADRIMGVETGGCPHTAIREDASMNLAAIDELQAMHPNLDFVLVESGGDNLSATFSPELSDLTIYVIDVSAGDKIPRKGGPGITKSDLLIINKIDVADLVGASLEVMDRDTKKMRGDKKFIFSNMKTQQGLAEIIAFIEKEGMLNV; encoded by the coding sequence ATGAAGAAACAAGTTTTACGCATTGGCGTTGGCGGCCCTGTTGGTTCAGGAAAAACAGCTCTACTACGCGAATTATGCTTAGCACTACGTGACAAATATAATATGGCAGTAGTCACCAACGATATATACACACGAGAAGATGCAGAGTTTTTAACCAAAAATGGTGCACTCGCCGCCGATAGAATTATGGGTGTGGAAACAGGTGGATGTCCGCATACTGCTATTCGTGAAGATGCATCAATGAACCTAGCTGCTATCGACGAACTGCAAGCTATGCATCCCAATTTAGATTTTGTTTTAGTCGAAAGTGGTGGTGACAACTTAAGTGCTACTTTTAGCCCCGAACTTTCTGATTTAACTATTTACGTTATTGATGTTTCAGCAGGCGATAAAATCCCGCGTAAAGGTGGCCCAGGTATTACAAAGTCAGACTTATTAATCATTAATAAAATAGATGTCGCTGATTTAGTTGGCGCCTCACTTGAGGTAATGGACCGAGATACCAAAAAAATGCGTGGTGATAAGAAATTCATTTTCTCTAATATGAAAACACAACAAGGTCTAGCTGAGATAATTGCCTTTATTGAAAAAGAAGGCATGTTGAACGTTTAA
- a CDS encoding urease accessory protein UreE produces MLKAYERLDHTHGEIVDSITLDQDTRKKARIKGTTDGGADIGIFMERGHPLLVGEILKTECGLFVEIKGETEPVSTAIATDWLTFCKVCYHLGNRHTSLQIGELWLRFKPDHVLEALAEKYGLTIDKAPAIFEPESGAYGGKGGHSHAHSDNISNEKHSHAHAHAH; encoded by the coding sequence ATGTTAAAAGCTTATGAACGTTTAGATCATACCCATGGTGAAATAGTTGACTCAATCACCTTAGACCAAGACACCCGTAAAAAAGCCCGTATCAAAGGTACAACAGATGGCGGAGCAGACATTGGTATTTTTATGGAACGTGGTCATCCGTTATTAGTCGGCGAAATATTAAAAACAGAATGCGGTTTATTCGTAGAAATTAAAGGCGAAACAGAGCCTGTATCTACTGCAATTGCAACTGACTGGCTGACGTTTTGTAAAGTTTGCTACCACTTAGGGAATCGACATACCTCATTGCAAATTGGAGAGCTTTGGTTGCGCTTTAAACCCGATCACGTTTTAGAAGCCTTAGCCGAAAAATATGGCTTAACCATTGATAAAGCACCCGCTATTTTCGAGCCAGAAAGTGGTGCTTATGGTGGCAAAGGTGGTCATTCTCATGCACATTCTGACAATATCAGTAATGAGAAACATAGCCATGCACATGCCCATGCCCACTAA
- a CDS encoding polysaccharide lyase family 7 protein: MSIYKTPLYLCIFILFLGCKSSSSEDKPEVVIVVEPSVETPVELPKQDITCLGLAKLNFGNATATNELTDYVASRVIDGSFLPESRWSSLETDQHLILTLADFSLVKGISISWLNNDQRSYSYDIEVSKDNETWTSVVANQMTDSSTTRSQFVEIPEHSSQYIKIIPKGSNIDNANNIVEVEAFGCLADVSSSIELTDWYLSIPVDEATNTKAESIYESRLNNDYFNAQFFFLNTDGGLVFRAPIEGAKTSTNTKYTRTELREMLRRGNTNINVQGVNKNNWVFSSAPDNDLDAAGGVDGELIAELAVNHVTETGDKSQVGRVIIGQIHANNDEPIRVYYRKLPQNNKGSIYLAHEIEGGDDIYYELIGNRSQSATNPENGITLNERFGYQIKVVGNSLTLTITREGQADVSQTVDMTNSGYDQGGQYMYFKAGVYNQNNTGDVKDYVQATFYKITNSHTGYQAE; encoded by the coding sequence TTGTCTATCTACAAAACTCCACTATATCTATGTATTTTTATACTATTTCTTGGCTGTAAATCATCTAGTTCAGAAGATAAACCAGAGGTGGTAATCGTAGTTGAACCTTCCGTTGAAACCCCAGTTGAGCTACCAAAGCAAGATATTACCTGTTTGGGTTTAGCAAAACTTAATTTCGGTAATGCTACAGCCACTAATGAATTAACTGATTATGTTGCTAGCCGCGTTATCGATGGTAGTTTTTTACCAGAGTCTCGCTGGTCATCACTCGAAACTGATCAACATTTAATTTTAACCTTAGCCGATTTTTCATTAGTTAAAGGTATTTCAATCTCGTGGCTTAATAACGATCAGCGAAGCTACAGTTACGACATTGAAGTATCTAAAGACAATGAAACCTGGACTAGTGTTGTAGCTAATCAAATGACCGATTCGTCAACCACCCGCAGTCAGTTCGTTGAAATACCAGAGCACTCATCACAGTATATAAAAATCATTCCAAAAGGCAGTAATATTGATAACGCCAATAACATTGTTGAAGTTGAAGCGTTTGGTTGCTTAGCCGATGTAAGCTCTTCCATTGAATTAACTGACTGGTATTTAAGTATTCCTGTTGATGAAGCTACGAATACCAAAGCAGAAAGCATTTATGAATCTCGTTTGAATAATGATTACTTTAACGCTCAGTTTTTCTTTTTAAATACCGATGGTGGCTTAGTTTTTAGAGCGCCAATTGAAGGTGCTAAAACCTCTACCAATACAAAATATACTCGTACCGAACTTAGAGAAATGCTAAGGCGCGGTAACACCAACATTAACGTTCAAGGGGTTAATAAAAACAACTGGGTATTTTCAAGCGCGCCTGATAATGATCTTGATGCAGCTGGCGGTGTAGATGGTGAGTTAATCGCTGAATTAGCGGTAAACCATGTCACTGAAACAGGCGATAAATCCCAAGTTGGCCGCGTAATTATCGGTCAAATACATGCAAATAATGACGAACCTATTCGAGTGTATTACCGAAAACTTCCTCAAAATAATAAAGGCTCAATTTATTTAGCCCATGAAATTGAAGGTGGTGATGATATTTATTACGAATTAATTGGTAACCGCTCACAAAGTGCAACCAATCCTGAAAACGGCATAACACTCAATGAACGTTTTGGTTATCAAATCAAAGTAGTAGGTAATTCATTAACCTTAACAATAACAAGAGAAGGTCAAGCCGATGTTTCTCAAACAGTTGACATGACTAACAGCGGGTATGATCAAGGCGGTCAATACATGTACTTTAAAGCCGGTGTATATAATCAAAATAATACCGGAGATGTTAAAGACTATGTGCAGGCAACTTTTTACAAAATTACAAATAGCCACACCGGATACCAAGCTGAATAA